A genomic segment from Pseudomonas sp. M30-35 encodes:
- a CDS encoding TRAP transporter substrate-binding protein, producing the protein MKLKHTLASAATLMALAGAALAQTTLSIQTAQSESSPTGELIGQFKSDIETMSGGSLKVDMYYSSALVDTASSFDSAANGVLSCDFTNASYLTGKNPAFQFASDMMGGYDTPYQQLSWLYYGGGKQVLNKLYQKYGMTFVGWHTGGQESLSSTRPIKTIKDLKEFKFRSPPGMESDIFAKLGAKPVVMDFTEIFSALETGIIDGADASYLANNKSLGIYDIAKYTTFPGFHSMSADHLACNSGVWNSLTDTQRAIIDTAMQKLALQVAMRSEVENRKVLDSLTASGVTVYDWSTEDRAAFRKAARETWEEWAKKSPETKALVDSHIAHLKRLRLIKEQ; encoded by the coding sequence ATGAAGCTAAAACATACACTTGCCAGTGCCGCAACACTTATGGCCCTCGCCGGAGCGGCTCTGGCACAAACCACATTGAGCATTCAGACAGCCCAATCCGAAAGCAGTCCTACGGGTGAACTGATCGGCCAATTCAAGTCTGATATCGAGACCATGTCAGGCGGCAGCCTGAAGGTCGACATGTACTACTCGAGCGCATTGGTTGATACTGCCAGCTCATTTGATTCGGCAGCCAATGGCGTACTCAGCTGCGACTTCACTAACGCCAGCTATTTGACCGGAAAAAACCCTGCGTTTCAGTTTGCCTCAGACATGATGGGTGGCTACGACACGCCCTACCAGCAACTCTCATGGCTGTATTACGGTGGCGGAAAACAAGTACTGAACAAGCTGTACCAGAAATACGGCATGACCTTCGTCGGTTGGCACACTGGCGGTCAGGAGTCACTCAGTTCAACTCGTCCAATCAAAACCATCAAGGACTTGAAAGAGTTCAAGTTCCGCTCCCCACCGGGCATGGAGTCCGACATTTTTGCCAAACTGGGCGCCAAACCCGTGGTCATGGACTTCACCGAAATTTTCTCGGCCCTTGAAACCGGCATTATCGATGGTGCCGACGCATCCTACCTGGCGAATAACAAGAGCCTGGGCATATATGACATTGCCAAATACACGACCTTCCCTGGCTTCCATTCCATGTCGGCTGACCATCTCGCCTGCAATAGCGGTGTCTGGAACTCGCTGACCGATACCCAGCGCGCAATTATCGACACTGCCATGCAGAAACTGGCCCTGCAAGTTGCCATGCGCTCTGAGGTCGAAAACCGCAAAGTCCTCGATTCACTCACAGCCAGTGGCGTCACGGTATATGACTGGAGCACCGAAGACAGGGCAGCCTTTCGCAAGGCTGCACGTGAAACCTGGGAAGAGTGGGCGAAAAAATCACCGGAAACCAAGGCCCTGGTCGACAGTCACATTGCCCATCTCAAGCGCCTGAGACTGATAAAAGAACAATAG
- a CDS encoding SDR family oxidoreductase → MTTQRKAVLVVGAGDATGGEIAKRFAREGFVTCVARRNAEKLQPLVESIEQAGGTARAFGCDARIEEQVIEMFATIEREIGPLHAVIFNIGANVNFSITETTERVYRKVWEMATLAGFLTGREAAKVMLPRGQGTIIFTGATASLRGGKGFCAFAGAKFALRALAQSMARELGPQGIHVAHPIIDGAIDTAFIRENFPEHYARKEQDGILNPEHIADSYWQLHCQPRDSWTHELDLRPWMETF, encoded by the coding sequence ATGACAACTCAACGCAAAGCAGTTTTGGTGGTAGGCGCTGGCGACGCGACCGGTGGCGAGATCGCTAAACGGTTTGCCCGTGAGGGCTTCGTCACCTGCGTGGCCCGACGCAATGCTGAAAAGCTGCAGCCCTTGGTCGAGAGCATTGAGCAGGCTGGCGGCACTGCCCGGGCGTTTGGCTGTGACGCCCGGATTGAAGAACAAGTGATTGAGATGTTCGCCACGATTGAGCGTGAAATAGGCCCGCTGCACGCGGTGATCTTCAACATCGGCGCCAACGTAAACTTCTCAATCACTGAAACCACCGAACGCGTCTACCGCAAGGTCTGGGAGATGGCCACGCTAGCCGGTTTTTTAACCGGCCGTGAAGCAGCCAAAGTGATGCTGCCACGCGGACAAGGCACCATCATCTTCACTGGTGCGACGGCCTCTTTACGCGGCGGCAAAGGATTCTGTGCTTTCGCCGGGGCTAAGTTTGCTTTGCGTGCACTGGCTCAAAGCATGGCCCGCGAACTCGGACCGCAAGGTATCCATGTGGCCCACCCAATTATCGACGGCGCCATCGACACTGCATTTATTCGTGAGAATTTCCCGGAGCACTACGCGCGCAAAGAGCAAGACGGCATTCTCAACCCCGAACACATCGCCGACAGCTACTGGCAATTGCATTGCCAACCGCGCGATAGCTGGACGCATGAGCTGGATTTACGGCCGTGGATGGAAACCTTTTAA
- the tatC gene encoding twin-arginine translocase subunit TatC encodes MSRLPDQDDEMPLVSHLTELRTRLLRCVVAIFILFAGLFYFSQDIYALVAAPLRTYLPVGATMIATGVASPFLTPFKLTLMVALFLAIPVILHQIWGFIAPGLYKHEKRIAVPLLISSILLFYGGMAFAYFVVFPIMFGFFASVTPEGVEMMTDIGQYLDFVLTLFFAFGVAFEIPVATFLLIWVGIVDVPTLRKGRPYVVVGCFAIGMVLTPPDIFSQTLLAVPMWMLFEAGLLCGAMVKRRGEQEAEEQAPSEANDEADQPPATKP; translated from the coding sequence ATGAGCCGATTACCTGATCAAGACGATGAGATGCCACTCGTCTCGCACCTGACCGAACTGCGCACTCGCCTCCTGCGCTGCGTGGTTGCGATATTCATCCTTTTCGCTGGACTGTTTTACTTCTCGCAAGATATCTACGCGCTGGTGGCCGCACCGCTGCGCACCTACTTACCAGTTGGCGCGACGATGATCGCAACTGGGGTGGCGTCGCCGTTCCTGACACCGTTCAAGCTGACCCTGATGGTCGCACTGTTCCTCGCGATCCCGGTGATCCTGCATCAGATTTGGGGCTTTATTGCGCCCGGTCTGTACAAGCACGAAAAACGCATTGCTGTGCCGTTGCTGATTTCCAGCATCTTACTGTTCTACGGCGGTATGGCGTTCGCCTACTTCGTGGTCTTCCCGATCATGTTTGGCTTCTTCGCCAGCGTCACCCCGGAAGGGGTCGAGATGATGACGGACATAGGCCAGTACCTCGACTTTGTATTGACCCTGTTCTTCGCTTTCGGCGTAGCCTTCGAGATTCCGGTCGCGACCTTCCTGCTGATCTGGGTTGGCATTGTTGATGTGCCGACCCTGCGCAAAGGGCGGCCCTATGTGGTGGTCGGCTGCTTTGCTATCGGCATGGTTCTGACGCCGCCCGACATTTTCTCGCAAACCTTGCTCGCCGTGCCCATGTGGATGCTGTTTGAAGCAGGCCTGCTCTGCGGCGCGATGGTTAAGCGCCGCGGGGAACAAGAAGCCGAAGAACAAGCCCCCAGCGAAGCAAACGATGAAGCGGACCAGCCGCCTGCTACCAAACCGTGA
- a CDS encoding TRAP transporter large permease subunit → MLDIQTISLILLAGIFILLAIGMPLGFASASLAVLVLFLKFGDSVFMHFGSGPLNILSQRIYGLLTDYVLISIPLFIFMANLFERTGIASEMYSSLNAWLSRTRGGIAVVTCIMAVIMAAMSGIIGGEIVLLGLIALPQMLRLGYNQNLAVGTICAGGSLGTMIPPSIVLIMYGLVTETSIKALFTASFLPGFLLAGLYIVYILVRTRLRPEEAPLPEVTADTIPGRETGLLFLTFLLKLTTVVSGLFLLWRALGWATRRSVTTGVDAALLSGLTRGTIVAAGLLLLSWLLSRFVMGAERQRLAWKMGSGLVAPMVVIGVVLGSIYGGITGITEAACMGVVAVLLLGIIRRSLTWEHVWDSLMRTIRATGSILWVTIGATTLAGAYTIAGGPAFIASSIVDLSLSPMGVILVMMLIFLLLGALMDWVGIVLLVMPVFLPVVLKLPAEGIGLIGGIDPQHVAVWFGVLFCMNMQVSFLSPPFGPAAFFLKSVAPAGITLQQIFRSFVPFIAIQVFALLMLLCWPSLVTALL, encoded by the coding sequence ATGTTGGATATCCAGACGATTTCCCTGATTTTGCTGGCAGGTATATTTATTCTGTTGGCCATTGGTATGCCACTGGGTTTTGCATCAGCCTCACTGGCTGTACTGGTGCTGTTTCTCAAGTTCGGTGACAGCGTCTTTATGCATTTTGGCAGTGGTCCGCTGAACATTCTGAGTCAGCGTATTTATGGCTTGTTAACAGACTATGTATTGATATCGATCCCCCTGTTCATATTCATGGCGAACCTGTTTGAGCGAACCGGAATTGCCTCGGAAATGTACAGCTCATTGAACGCATGGCTCAGCCGAACACGTGGCGGGATTGCTGTTGTGACCTGCATCATGGCCGTCATTATGGCGGCTATGTCAGGTATTATCGGTGGCGAGATCGTGCTGTTAGGGCTGATTGCCTTACCGCAAATGCTGCGCCTTGGTTATAACCAGAACCTTGCAGTGGGAACCATTTGTGCTGGTGGTTCACTCGGTACCATGATCCCGCCTTCAATCGTCCTAATCATGTATGGACTGGTCACCGAAACCTCAATCAAGGCGCTGTTTACTGCGAGTTTTCTGCCGGGTTTTTTGCTGGCGGGCCTGTACATTGTTTATATCCTCGTGCGTACTCGCCTGCGGCCAGAGGAGGCACCACTCCCGGAAGTGACTGCCGACACTATACCGGGACGAGAAACGGGGCTGCTGTTCCTGACCTTTTTGTTAAAACTCACCACAGTAGTGAGCGGGTTGTTTTTGCTGTGGCGTGCCCTGGGCTGGGCCACGAGGCGTAGTGTCACGACCGGTGTCGATGCCGCTTTGCTGTCAGGACTCACTCGCGGAACTATTGTGGCCGCTGGTCTGTTGCTATTGTCGTGGTTGCTGTCGCGCTTTGTTATGGGTGCAGAGCGACAGCGTTTGGCATGGAAAATGGGGAGCGGGCTGGTCGCGCCAATGGTTGTCATTGGAGTGGTGCTGGGTTCTATATATGGTGGCATCACCGGTATTACCGAGGCAGCCTGCATGGGCGTTGTGGCCGTCCTGCTGCTGGGGATTATCCGTCGCAGCCTGACTTGGGAGCATGTATGGGACAGTCTGATGCGGACCATTCGTGCCACCGGGAGCATCTTGTGGGTAACAATAGGTGCAACAACCTTGGCTGGGGCTTATACCATTGCCGGTGGACCGGCCTTTATTGCCAGTAGCATCGTTGATCTTTCGCTGTCACCCATGGGTGTGATTCTGGTGATGATGCTGATCTTTCTGCTGCTTGGCGCGCTGATGGACTGGGTTGGTATCGTGCTGTTGGTTATGCCGGTATTCCTGCCCGTGGTACTGAAGCTACCTGCCGAGGGTATTGGTTTGATTGGCGGCATAGATCCGCAGCATGTTGCGGTGTGGTTCGGTGTGCTGTTTTGCATGAACATGCAGGTCAGCTTCTTGTCACCACCCTTTGGTCCCGCTGCTTTTTTCCTGAAGTCTGTGGCTCCAGCAGGAATTACCCTGCAGCAAATTTTCCGTAGTTTCGTGCCCTTCATTGCCATTCAGGTTTTTGCTTTGCTGATGCTGCTATGCTGGCCATCTCTCGTAACTGCATTGTTGTAA
- the tatB gene encoding Sec-independent protein translocase protein TatB, producing the protein MFDIGFTELLLCGLVALVVLGPERLPGAVRTAGLWIGRIKRSFNAIKADVEREIGADEIRRQLHNEQILELEREMKAMKNDILAPGKSSTKPTAETPQTATAVEPSDAAPAPFGETPSAAPEPSSPSEPLPAATPSATEPSTAASQDKAQQP; encoded by the coding sequence ATGTTTGATATCGGTTTCACTGAACTGCTTTTGTGCGGACTTGTTGCACTGGTCGTGCTCGGCCCCGAGCGTTTGCCGGGCGCAGTACGTACAGCGGGCTTATGGATTGGCCGGATCAAACGCAGCTTCAACGCAATCAAAGCTGATGTTGAGCGCGAAATTGGCGCGGATGAAATTCGTCGCCAATTACACAATGAGCAGATTCTCGAGCTTGAGCGCGAAATGAAGGCGATGAAGAACGACATTCTCGCCCCAGGCAAAAGCTCAACTAAACCCACCGCCGAAACACCGCAAACGGCCACTGCCGTTGAGCCAAGCGACGCGGCTCCAGCACCCTTTGGCGAGACCCCGAGCGCAGCGCCCGAGCCAAGTTCGCCGAGTGAACCCTTGCCCGCAGCCACTCCCTCAGCCACAGAGCCCAGCACTGCTGCCAGCCAGGATAAAGCCCAACAACCATGA
- a CDS encoding helix-turn-helix domain-containing protein translates to MRWEELDQQPCSLARTLSVVGDRWTLLVLRECFMGIRRFDDFEQRLGVTRHLLSDRLKKLVEAQVLSKQAYQQRPVREEYRLTAKGRDLYPAIMALVHWGDVHMSEEDEAPIRHRHTACGEQMHGLMVCSHCAEPLRAQDVQLEESPKYRGKLLPAHWSVRRLATEVSLNLKRGERAGR, encoded by the coding sequence ATGCGCTGGGAAGAACTTGATCAACAACCATGCTCCTTGGCCCGCACCTTATCGGTAGTCGGCGATCGCTGGACGTTGCTGGTGCTGCGCGAATGTTTTATGGGCATTCGCCGTTTTGACGACTTTGAACAGCGCCTTGGCGTGACGCGGCATCTATTGTCTGATCGTCTAAAGAAGCTGGTTGAAGCGCAGGTGTTGAGCAAACAGGCCTATCAACAGCGGCCTGTGCGCGAGGAATATCGGCTAACAGCTAAAGGACGCGATCTGTATCCCGCGATTATGGCGCTGGTGCATTGGGGTGATGTGCACATGAGCGAGGAGGATGAAGCGCCAATTCGCCATCGTCATACTGCTTGCGGCGAGCAGATGCACGGGCTGATGGTCTGCTCGCACTGTGCTGAGCCGTTGCGGGCGCAAGACGTGCAATTGGAGGAATCGCCAAAGTATCGCGGCAAGCTGCTGCCTGCGCATTGGTCAGTGCGCAGGCTGGCGACTGAAGTGTCTCTCAACCTTAAAAGAGGCGAGCGAGCAGGGCGGTAA
- a CDS encoding 2-hydroxychromene-2-carboxylate isomerase, with translation MSKQVEFFFDFGSPASYLAWTQLPQIAAQAGAQINWRPMLLGGVFKATGNSSPIQVPAKGRYMLQDLGRFAKRYDVPLTFNPNFPINTLTLMRGAAGYLEDERFELYVKTVFEAMWVQRKDLADPQQIAQALTAAGFDPEEFVRLVADEAVKERLKANTEEAVKRGVFGAPSFFVGDELYFGQDRLDFVAEALAREPIATHSGS, from the coding sequence ATGAGTAAACAGGTTGAATTTTTCTTCGACTTTGGCAGCCCCGCGAGCTATCTAGCCTGGACCCAGTTACCGCAGATTGCAGCGCAAGCAGGTGCGCAAATTAACTGGCGGCCAATGTTACTGGGCGGCGTGTTCAAAGCCACTGGCAACAGTTCACCGATACAAGTGCCAGCCAAAGGTCGCTATATGCTGCAAGACCTCGGCCGCTTCGCTAAACGCTACGACGTCCCGCTGACGTTCAACCCAAACTTTCCGATCAACACCTTGACCTTGATGCGCGGTGCAGCCGGTTATTTGGAGGACGAGCGCTTTGAGCTGTATGTAAAAACCGTGTTTGAAGCGATGTGGGTGCAAAGAAAGGATCTTGCCGATCCGCAACAAATCGCACAGGCGTTGACCGCCGCAGGGTTCGACCCTGAAGAGTTCGTGCGACTGGTAGCCGACGAAGCAGTCAAGGAACGCTTGAAAGCCAATACCGAGGAAGCCGTCAAACGCGGCGTATTTGGTGCACCGAGCTTTTTTGTTGGCGATGAATTGTACTTCGGTCAAGACCGCCTCGACTTTGTCGCCGAGGCGTTGGCGCGCGAGCCAATCGCGACACATAGCGGCTCGTGA
- a CDS encoding TRAP transporter small permease subunit has protein sequence MFNAVFWPLSFVSAASYCVWNFPSYLLLFNLAGLGLGNTYQAAGWFDVSVLILACLGFVLGVLFVTPIEGELPVQTWFDRIGLFAGRISMVLIMTLAVVMAYEVVVRYIFAAPTLWANELSLWIAGLVFLLVGFYAQQQRIHIRIDILHSALRPSLRRCCDIVSSLCLGLFASAFVWGCFNDVQRKLSNWERFGTSFNPPIPATLLPLLALIIVLIAVQSFINLVVDWNAPGPGRAVDSNQSLER, from the coding sequence GTGTTCAATGCTGTTTTCTGGCCATTGAGTTTTGTTTCTGCAGCCAGCTATTGTGTCTGGAATTTTCCCAGTTACCTGCTTCTGTTCAACCTTGCAGGACTAGGGCTTGGTAATACATATCAAGCTGCAGGTTGGTTTGACGTTTCAGTTCTTATTTTAGCCTGTCTTGGTTTTGTACTTGGGGTGCTGTTCGTTACCCCGATCGAGGGCGAGTTACCTGTGCAGACTTGGTTTGATCGTATCGGCCTGTTTGCTGGCAGGATCTCGATGGTTCTTATCATGACTCTGGCTGTGGTCATGGCATATGAAGTGGTAGTGCGTTATATCTTTGCCGCACCTACTTTATGGGCCAATGAGTTGTCCCTGTGGATCGCTGGGTTGGTGTTTCTACTGGTGGGCTTCTACGCTCAGCAACAGCGAATTCATATCCGTATTGACATCCTGCACAGCGCCTTGCGTCCATCGTTGCGCAGGTGCTGTGACATCGTGAGCAGTCTGTGCTTGGGGTTATTTGCCAGTGCATTTGTCTGGGGATGTTTTAACGACGTGCAACGCAAACTCTCCAACTGGGAACGCTTCGGTACCAGCTTCAATCCACCGATTCCCGCAACACTATTGCCTTTGCTTGCGCTCATTATTGTGCTGATTGCAGTTCAGTCATTTATCAACCTTGTGGTTGACTGGAATGCACCGGGTCCTGGCCGTGCTGTTGATAGCAACCAGAGCCTGGAGAGATAG
- a CDS encoding IclR family transcriptional regulator, which yields MTEKKPQQEKPKTDRYSAPALDKGLDIIELLAVSDGPISQTEIARTLGRGVNEIYRMLDTLVRRRYIVTTGSGDRYQLSLKMLTLVNAYPPMQRLKTIAEPIMRSFAREAYQSCHLAVWDDGNVVVENPVISPGVWQWSLRNGAHIGLYNSGSGKVLAAFQPEDVQRQMIEKYCLVAGEQPLATDEFLAKLEVIRRQGFVREASITAEGIVNMSYPILDFSGRVICSLTCPFVRHIDTTDAPDEDHVFALFTRAAQALTDQLIGERSASE from the coding sequence ATGACTGAGAAAAAACCGCAGCAAGAAAAACCCAAAACCGACCGCTATTCAGCTCCCGCGCTGGATAAGGGTCTCGACATTATTGAATTGCTAGCGGTGTCTGACGGCCCAATTAGTCAAACCGAAATAGCGAGGACCTTGGGCAGGGGCGTTAACGAGATTTACCGCATGCTCGACACCCTGGTTCGGCGCCGATACATCGTCACGACGGGCTCAGGAGATCGTTATCAGCTCAGTTTAAAAATGCTGACGCTGGTCAATGCCTATCCACCCATGCAGCGGTTAAAGACAATTGCCGAGCCGATCATGCGCAGTTTCGCGCGCGAGGCTTATCAATCATGTCATCTGGCGGTGTGGGATGACGGCAATGTCGTGGTCGAAAACCCTGTCATATCACCGGGGGTCTGGCAGTGGTCGCTGCGCAATGGCGCACATATTGGGCTGTACAACAGTGGCTCGGGCAAAGTGCTCGCGGCGTTTCAGCCCGAGGATGTTCAGCGGCAAATGATCGAAAAGTACTGCTTAGTGGCTGGGGAGCAGCCACTCGCCACGGATGAGTTTCTGGCCAAGCTTGAGGTAATCAGGCGCCAGGGGTTTGTCCGGGAAGCCAGTATTACCGCCGAGGGAATTGTGAACATGAGCTATCCAATCCTGGACTTTTCTGGCCGGGTGATTTGCAGTCTTACCTGCCCCTTCGTCAGGCATATCGATACCACCGACGCCCCCGATGAAGACCATGTATTCGCCCTGTTTACTCGCGCTGCACAAGCGCTCACCGACCAACTAATTGGAGAACGATCCGCTTCTGAGTGA
- a CDS encoding 16S rRNA (uracil(1498)-N(3))-methyltransferase: MNLLLLEDSDCISADQAILSGRRLKHMQEVHRAEAGDTLRVGRINGLMGNAQILQMDTQQAHIQFELDQAPPAKLPLTLLLALPRPKMLRRVLQTISSMGVAHVVLLNSYRVEKSFWQTPFLQPEAIREQLILGLEQARDTVLPEIRIEKRFKPFVEDHLVQIVGDSLGLVGHPGDYPACPRAVERPVTLAIGPEGGWIPYEVEKLHEAGLAPVQLGERILRVETAVTALLARLF, from the coding sequence GTGAACCTGCTGCTACTCGAAGACAGCGATTGTATTAGCGCCGACCAGGCCATTCTCAGCGGCCGGCGACTCAAGCACATGCAGGAAGTGCATCGCGCCGAGGCCGGTGACACGCTGCGTGTGGGGCGCATCAATGGGCTGATGGGCAATGCCCAGATTCTGCAGATGGACACGCAGCAAGCGCATATCCAGTTCGAGCTTGATCAAGCGCCGCCAGCGAAGCTGCCACTGACGCTATTGCTCGCGCTACCCCGTCCGAAAATGTTGCGCCGTGTGCTACAAACCATCAGTTCCATGGGCGTTGCCCACGTAGTGCTACTCAATAGCTACCGGGTTGAGAAAAGCTTTTGGCAGACGCCATTCCTGCAGCCAGAGGCGATTCGCGAGCAATTGATTTTAGGATTGGAACAAGCCCGCGATACGGTGCTGCCTGAGATCCGCATCGAAAAACGCTTCAAACCCTTTGTCGAAGACCATCTGGTACAGATCGTTGGCGACAGCCTGGGGCTGGTCGGACACCCCGGTGATTACCCCGCGTGCCCACGGGCGGTGGAGCGCCCAGTCACCCTCGCGATTGGCCCTGAAGGCGGCTGGATTCCTTATGAGGTCGAAAAGCTGCATGAGGCAGGCCTTGCCCCGGTGCAGCTTGGCGAGCGTATCCTGCGCGTCGAGACAGCCGTTACCGCCCTGCTCGCTCGCCTCTTTTAA
- a CDS encoding RraA family protein, producing the protein MEHYTKQLATCYTGVVHDVMRAMGLRNFTLPRTLRPLIKGQVLCGPVFTIEGRVDETADAHETLLQWTGLLSKAKPGHIWVSQPNDNEVSHMGELSAETLQKNGVLGCVIDGGIRDSSFLEKIEFQVWRRFHTPRDVVGRWLPAGFDVPVIIGDVTIQPGDYLLGDVDGLVRVPKNQIAQVTEASVAAMQTENKVRTAIMDGTDPQQAYLRYGKF; encoded by the coding sequence ATGGAGCACTACACAAAACAATTGGCGACTTGCTACACGGGAGTTGTGCACGATGTGATGCGTGCGATGGGACTGCGAAATTTCACTTTACCGCGTACCTTGCGTCCGTTGATTAAAGGCCAGGTTCTGTGTGGGCCAGTCTTCACGATCGAGGGGCGGGTTGATGAAACCGCCGATGCGCATGAGACCTTGCTGCAATGGACCGGTTTGCTATCCAAAGCAAAGCCGGGACACATTTGGGTGTCTCAACCGAATGACAATGAGGTGTCCCATATGGGTGAACTTTCCGCCGAGACGTTGCAGAAAAACGGCGTTCTGGGGTGCGTGATCGATGGCGGGATTCGCGATAGCAGTTTTCTGGAGAAGATCGAATTTCAGGTCTGGCGCCGATTCCACACCCCTCGCGATGTGGTTGGCCGTTGGTTACCAGCAGGCTTTGATGTCCCAGTAATTATCGGTGATGTGACGATACAGCCTGGTGATTACCTGCTTGGTGATGTTGATGGTTTGGTACGCGTGCCAAAAAACCAGATTGCACAGGTTACCGAGGCTTCGGTAGCTGCGATGCAGACCGAGAACAAAGTGCGAACAGCAATTATGGATGGCACTGATCCGCAACAAGCCTACCTGCGCTACGGGAAATTCTAG